One genomic region from Pseudomonas hormoni encodes:
- the tssJ gene encoding type VI secretion system lipoprotein TssJ has product MSRCSTAFFKTLTALMAVVLLAGCSSLSPYSKVTKVNLKLTGSDQLNPDLNGRPSPIVVRLFELKHPVTFENADFFSLYERAKESLAPDLVASEELELRPGETIELKLSVEEGSRYVGILAAYRDLPETKWRYTVQVTPVEVTEADLTLDQAGIRNSNETLAKADD; this is encoded by the coding sequence ATGTCTCGCTGCTCGACCGCTTTTTTCAAGACGCTGACGGCGCTCATGGCCGTGGTGCTGCTGGCCGGCTGTTCGTCGCTGTCGCCGTATTCCAAAGTGACCAAAGTCAACCTGAAGCTCACCGGCAGCGATCAGCTGAACCCGGACCTCAACGGGCGTCCGTCGCCGATCGTCGTGCGTCTGTTCGAGCTCAAGCACCCGGTGACCTTCGAGAACGCCGACTTCTTCAGCCTGTACGAGCGCGCCAAGGAATCCCTGGCCCCGGACCTGGTGGCCAGCGAAGAACTCGAACTGCGCCCGGGTGAAACCATCGAACTCAAGCTCAGCGTGGAAGAGGGTAGCCGTTACGTCGGGATCCTCGCGGCCTATCGCGACCTGCCGGAAACCAAATGGCGCTACACGGTGCAAGTCACGCCGGTGGAAGTCACCGAGGCTGATTTGACCCTTGATCAGGCCGGTATTCGCAACAGCAACGAAACGCTCGCCAAGGCGGATGACTGA
- the tagH gene encoding type VI secretion system-associated FHA domain protein TagH, which translates to MELVFEMLNTKQFVPTELCQKTFKQAGGVIGRGEDCDWIIPDRKRHLSNHHVDISFREGTFFLTDTSSNGVQDGESGARLRKGEPMRIEHGSTYVLGDFEIRARLVRDPATFDVEVGRPQAAGSIIPDDAFLDLDPLNALDQQERVYSEIDELISPSTTIEDTRQRADYARIDMESLMVPELIDAPAEPAPAPVPKARERQSEGFWEHFGAALGVDLKGLDHDAREALALNAARLLKQSVGGLQQSLRTRSELKNELRLAQTTVQGTHKNPLKFAVDAGEALGILLQPNKPGQLPAEQSISRAFRDLQAHQVALLTASRAAVRGTLEHFSPQQLTLRFERDNKPLLATSGSRWRAYGRYHQALRQDDDWSERLLARDFAQAYEEQIRLISTLHTDHQG; encoded by the coding sequence ATGGAACTGGTTTTCGAAATGCTCAACACCAAGCAGTTCGTGCCAACGGAGCTGTGCCAGAAGACCTTCAAGCAGGCCGGTGGCGTGATTGGCCGGGGCGAGGATTGCGACTGGATCATCCCCGACCGCAAACGTCATCTGTCCAATCACCATGTGGACATCAGCTTTCGCGAAGGCACGTTCTTCCTGACCGACACCAGCAGCAACGGTGTCCAGGATGGCGAAAGCGGCGCACGCCTGCGCAAGGGCGAACCGATGCGCATCGAGCATGGCAGCACCTACGTGCTGGGTGATTTCGAGATCCGCGCGCGGCTGGTGCGCGACCCGGCGACTTTCGACGTGGAAGTCGGTCGCCCGCAAGCCGCAGGCAGCATCATTCCGGACGACGCGTTCCTCGACCTCGATCCGCTGAACGCCCTTGATCAGCAAGAGCGCGTGTACTCGGAAATCGACGAACTGATCTCCCCGAGCACCACTATCGAGGACACCCGTCAGCGCGCCGACTATGCGCGCATTGACATGGAAAGCCTGATGGTGCCGGAGCTGATCGACGCCCCGGCCGAACCTGCGCCAGCCCCGGTGCCGAAAGCGCGTGAGCGTCAAAGCGAAGGTTTCTGGGAGCACTTCGGTGCCGCCTTGGGCGTGGACCTCAAAGGCCTCGACCACGACGCCCGCGAAGCCCTGGCGCTGAACGCTGCACGCCTGCTCAAGCAAAGCGTCGGCGGTTTGCAGCAGAGCCTGCGCACCCGCAGCGAACTGAAAAACGAACTGCGTCTGGCCCAGACCACCGTGCAAGGCACCCACAAAAACCCGCTGAAGTTCGCCGTCGATGCCGGTGAAGCGCTGGGCATTCTGTTGCAGCCGAACAAGCCGGGCCAGTTGCCGGCGGAGCAGTCGATCTCTCGAGCCTTCCGCGACTTGCAGGCGCATCAGGTGGCGCTGTTGACCGCCAGCCGCGCCGCCGTTCGCGGCACGCTGGAGCACTTCTCGCCACAGCAATTGACCCTGCGTTTCGAACGCGACAACAAGCCGCTGCTGGCCACGTCCGGCAGCCGCTGGAGAGCCTACGGTCGTTATCACCAGGCCCTGCGTCAGGACGATGACTGGAGCGAGCGCCTGCTGGCCCGCGACTTCGCTCAGGCGTACGAAGAACAGATCCGCCTGATTTCCACCCTTCACACCGACCACCAAGGATGA
- a CDS encoding sigma-54 interaction domain-containing protein: protein MFTQVPQPLVYAEALLAQFASLSRAADGAALLGDFVRGVAELSGCELTQLYLLDATHTCLGMNAECLNGILQPRESASLPADYNGEQLLQFALCQNRVVSLGELSGSLHETSFLPPQATPWQSLLCVPLVNQQKAVEGLLLCASRRHIDLQGFADSLGQLGSFVLGQLHLLHRLRQPAGDARPMKVSVPSASGYGLIGKSKAMRETYSLISKVLHSPYTVLLRGETGTGKEVVARAIHDCGPRRSQAFIVQNCAAFPENLLESELFGYRKGAFTGADRDRAGLFDAANGGTLLLDEIGDMPLSLQAKLLRVLQEGEIRPLGSNDTHKIDVRIIAATHRDLSVLVSEGKFREDLYYRLAQFPIELPALRQREGDILDLARHFADKACSFLQRDAVRWSDAALDHLSGYAFPGNVRELKGLVERAVLLCEGGELLAEHFSLRMEAMPEDNSLNLRERLEQVERSLLLDCLRKNDGNQTLAARELGLPRRTLLYRLGRLNINLGDFDG, encoded by the coding sequence ATGTTCACTCAAGTGCCGCAGCCGCTGGTGTATGCCGAAGCCTTGCTGGCGCAGTTCGCCAGCCTGTCGCGCGCGGCGGACGGCGCTGCGCTGCTGGGTGACTTCGTGCGCGGTGTGGCGGAGCTCAGCGGGTGCGAGTTGACGCAGCTGTATCTGCTGGACGCGACCCACACCTGTCTGGGGATGAACGCCGAGTGCCTCAACGGCATTCTGCAACCGCGTGAATCGGCGAGCCTGCCGGCGGATTACAACGGTGAGCAACTGCTGCAATTCGCCCTGTGCCAGAACCGTGTGGTGAGCCTCGGCGAACTGAGCGGCAGCCTGCACGAAACCAGTTTCCTGCCACCGCAGGCCACGCCCTGGCAGTCGCTGCTGTGCGTGCCGCTGGTCAATCAGCAGAAGGCTGTCGAAGGCTTGTTGCTGTGCGCCAGTCGCCGACACATCGACCTGCAAGGTTTCGCCGATTCCCTCGGTCAACTGGGTTCGTTTGTACTTGGCCAACTGCATTTGCTGCACCGTCTGCGCCAGCCGGCCGGTGATGCACGGCCGATGAAGGTCAGCGTCCCGAGTGCCAGTGGTTACGGCCTGATCGGCAAGAGCAAGGCGATGCGCGAAACCTATTCGCTGATCAGCAAAGTCCTGCACAGCCCTTACACCGTGCTGCTGCGCGGCGAAACCGGCACCGGCAAGGAAGTGGTCGCCCGCGCCATTCACGACTGTGGCCCGCGCCGGTCCCAGGCCTTCATCGTGCAGAACTGCGCGGCGTTCCCCGAGAACCTGCTGGAAAGCGAGCTGTTCGGCTACCGCAAAGGCGCGTTCACCGGTGCTGATCGCGATCGCGCCGGGCTGTTCGACGCGGCCAATGGCGGCACCTTGTTGCTCGATGAAATCGGCGACATGCCGTTGTCGCTGCAAGCCAAGTTATTGCGCGTGTTGCAGGAAGGCGAGATCCGCCCGCTGGGTTCCAACGACACCCACAAGATCGATGTACGCATCATCGCCGCGACGCACCGGGATTTGTCGGTGCTGGTGAGTGAAGGCAAATTCCGCGAGGACTTGTATTACCGCCTCGCGCAATTCCCGATCGAGTTGCCGGCCCTGCGTCAGCGCGAAGGCGACATCCTCGATCTGGCCCGGCATTTCGCCGACAAGGCGTGCTCGTTTTTGCAGCGCGACGCGGTGCGTTGGTCCGATGCGGCGCTGGATCACCTGTCCGGTTATGCCTTCCCCGGCAACGTGCGCGAACTCAAAGGCCTGGTCGAGCGTGCGGTGTTGCTGTGCGAGGGCGGCGAGTTGCTGGCCGAGCATTTCTCCCTGCGCATGGAAGCCATGCCGGAAGACAACAGCCTGAACCTGCGCGAACGCCTGGAGCAGGTCGAACGCAGCCTGCTGCTCGACTGCCTGCGCAAAAACGACGGCAACCAGACCCTCGCCGCCCGCGAACTCGGCCTGCCACGCCGCACGCTGCTGTACCGCCTCGGGCGCCTGAATATCAATTTGGGTGATTTCGATGGCTGA
- the tssH gene encoding type VI secretion system ATPase TssH, with product MINVDLQQLIQALDAETRRDLESSAERCVARGGSKILVEDLLLGLLERPQGLLARALQDAEVDAGELSAALQSRVEHSASRNPVFAPELVQWLQDALLVANLELGQSQVEQAALILALLRNPMRYAGSRYQSLLAKLNIERLKEFALSQKEQPATGKPAVPGESLLERFTHNLTQQARDGKLDPVLCRDGAIRQMVDILARRRKNNPIVVGEAGVGKTAIVEGLASRIAAGEVPQVLKGVELLSLDMGLLQAGASVKGEFERRLKGVIDEVKASPKPIILFIDEAHTLIGAGGNAGGSDAANLLKPALARGELRTIAATTWAEYKKYFEKDPALARRFQPVQLHEPTVSEAVTILRGLAQVYEKSHGIYLRDDAVVAAAELSARYLAGRQLPDKAVDVLDTACARVRISLAAAPESLERLRGELAEGGRQRQALRRDAEAGLLIDHEALDALEDRLAAAEDEMVALETLWTEQKELAERLLDLRQLLAKAREAAAVEPIVTVEEDAEGTVIETLAVDEAQSVETLEAALNETHKALTELQVKERLVSFEVCPRLVAEVISAWTGVPLAQLAREHNAKVASFATDLRTRIRGQEQAVHALDRSMRATAAGLNKPDAPVGVFLLVGPSGVGKTETALALADLLYGGDRFITTINMSEFQEKHTVSRLIGAPPGYVGYGEGGMLTEAVRQKPYSVVLLDEVEKADPDVLNLFYQIFDKGVANDGEGREIDFRNTLILMTSNLGSDRISELCENGARPTAEVLEETIRPVLSKHFKPALLARMRVVPYYPVGGPVLRELIEIKLGRLGERLNRRQLDFSYSQDLVDHLAERCTQSDSGARLIDHLLDLHVLPLVADRLLDAMATGESLKRVHATLDGGASVTCEFA from the coding sequence ATGATCAACGTAGACCTGCAACAACTTATCCAGGCGCTGGACGCCGAAACCCGCCGTGATCTGGAAAGTTCTGCCGAACGCTGCGTCGCCCGTGGCGGCAGCAAGATCCTCGTCGAAGACTTGCTGCTGGGCCTGCTGGAGCGCCCGCAAGGCCTGCTCGCACGCGCGCTGCAAGACGCCGAAGTGGATGCCGGCGAGCTGAGCGCCGCGTTGCAATCGCGGGTCGAGCACAGCGCCTCGCGCAATCCGGTGTTTGCCCCGGAACTGGTGCAGTGGCTGCAGGATGCGTTGCTGGTGGCCAACCTTGAACTGGGCCAGAGCCAGGTCGAGCAAGCCGCGTTGATCCTCGCGCTGCTGCGCAACCCGATGCGCTACGCGGGCAGCCGCTATCAGTCGTTGCTGGCCAAGCTGAACATCGAGCGCCTGAAAGAATTTGCCTTGTCGCAGAAAGAGCAACCGGCCACCGGCAAACCGGCCGTGCCGGGGGAGTCGCTGCTGGAGCGCTTCACCCACAACCTGACGCAACAGGCCCGCGACGGCAAACTCGACCCAGTGCTGTGCCGCGACGGCGCGATCCGGCAGATGGTCGACATCCTCGCCCGTCGCCGCAAGAACAATCCGATTGTGGTCGGTGAAGCCGGCGTCGGTAAAACCGCGATCGTCGAAGGCCTGGCGTCGCGCATTGCGGCTGGTGAAGTGCCGCAAGTGTTGAAAGGCGTGGAGCTGCTGTCGCTGGACATGGGCCTGTTGCAGGCCGGCGCCAGCGTCAAAGGTGAGTTCGAACGTCGCCTCAAAGGCGTGATCGACGAAGTCAAAGCGTCGCCGAAACCGATCATCCTGTTCATCGACGAAGCTCACACGCTGATCGGCGCGGGTGGCAACGCCGGCGGTTCCGATGCGGCCAACCTGCTCAAACCAGCCTTGGCCCGTGGCGAGTTGCGCACCATCGCCGCTACCACCTGGGCGGAGTACAAGAAGTACTTCGAAAAAGACCCGGCGCTGGCCCGTCGTTTCCAACCGGTGCAACTGCACGAACCGACCGTCAGCGAAGCGGTGACGATCCTCCGTGGCCTGGCTCAGGTTTACGAGAAGAGCCACGGCATCTACCTGCGCGATGACGCAGTGGTGGCGGCGGCCGAATTGTCCGCCCGTTACCTCGCGGGTCGTCAGTTGCCGGACAAAGCCGTCGACGTGCTCGACACTGCGTGCGCCCGCGTACGCATCAGCCTCGCCGCCGCGCCGGAAAGCCTTGAGCGCCTGCGTGGCGAACTAGCTGAAGGGGGCCGTCAGCGCCAGGCGTTGCGTCGTGATGCTGAAGCTGGTTTGCTGATCGATCACGAAGCGCTGGACGCTCTGGAAGATCGTCTGGCCGCTGCCGAAGATGAAATGGTCGCCCTCGAAACGCTGTGGACCGAGCAGAAAGAACTGGCCGAGCGCTTGCTGGATCTGCGTCAGCTACTGGCCAAGGCCCGCGAAGCGGCAGCCGTAGAGCCAATCGTTACGGTTGAAGAAGACGCCGAAGGCACCGTGATCGAAACGCTGGCGGTGGACGAAGCGCAAAGCGTCGAGACCCTGGAAGCCGCGCTCAACGAAACTCACAAAGCCCTGACCGAGCTGCAGGTCAAAGAACGCCTGGTGAGCTTCGAAGTCTGCCCGCGCCTGGTCGCCGAAGTGATCAGCGCCTGGACCGGCGTGCCATTGGCGCAACTGGCCCGCGAACACAACGCCAAGGTCGCCAGTTTCGCCACCGACCTGCGCACTCGCATCCGTGGTCAGGAACAAGCCGTTCACGCACTGGACCGCTCGATGCGCGCCACCGCTGCCGGCCTGAATAAACCGGATGCACCGGTCGGCGTGTTCCTGCTGGTCGGCCCGAGCGGCGTCGGCAAGACCGAAACCGCGCTGGCCCTCGCAGACTTGCTGTACGGCGGCGATCGTTTCATCACCACCATCAACATGTCCGAGTTCCAGGAGAAGCACACCGTCTCGCGCCTGATCGGTGCGCCGCCGGGTTACGTCGGTTACGGCGAGGGCGGCATGCTCACCGAAGCCGTGCGTCAAAAGCCGTACTCGGTCGTGCTGCTCGATGAAGTCGAGAAGGCCGACCCGGATGTGCTCAATCTGTTCTACCAAATCTTCGACAAAGGCGTGGCCAACGACGGCGAAGGACGCGAGATCGACTTCCGCAACACGCTGATCCTGATGACCTCGAACCTGGGCAGCGACCGCATCAGCGAACTCTGCGAAAACGGCGCGCGGCCGACTGCTGAAGTGCTCGAAGAAACCATTCGCCCGGTGCTGAGCAAACACTTCAAGCCGGCGCTGCTGGCGCGCATGCGTGTGGTGCCTTACTACCCGGTTGGCGGTCCGGTGCTGCGCGAGCTGATCGAAATCAAACTCGGTCGTCTGGGCGAGCGCCTGAACCGTCGTCAGCTGGATTTCAGCTACTCGCAAGACCTCGTCGATCACCTGGCCGAACGCTGCACCCAAAGCGACAGCGGTGCGCGTCTGATCGACCACTTGCTTGACCTGCACGTGCTGCCGCTGGTGGCTGACCGCTTGCTCGATGCGATGGCCACCGGGGAAAGCCTCAAGCGTGTCCACGCGACGCTCGACGGCGGTGCCAGCGTGACCTGCGAGTTCGCCTGA
- the tssG gene encoding type VI secretion system baseplate subunit TssG, with amino-acid sequence MDTTYGPSAASLSGLTRGIREYSLFQAVLLVVDRLREAHPHLSEDDLYDQLEFQANPSLGFPGSDVDRVEFFHEHGQMRARLRFNLIGLVGSGSPLPAFYGEQALGDSEDGNPTRHFLDLFHHRLQRLMLPIWRKYRYRASFESGALDPFSSQLFALIGLGGEEIRRAQELNWKRLLPYLGLLSLRAHSAALIEAVLRYYFKHAELTIEQCIERRVEILDEQRNRLGRANSLLGEDLVLGEHVRDRSGKFRIHIRELDWQRFHEFLPIGFGYQPLCALVRFTLRDPLDYDIRLVLRQEEIRELRIGEQNACRLGWTSWLGREKADGVVTLGSKIH; translated from the coding sequence ATGGACACCACGTATGGGCCTTCAGCCGCTTCTTTAAGCGGACTGACCCGAGGAATACGCGAGTACTCGCTGTTTCAGGCCGTGCTGCTGGTGGTTGACCGGCTGCGCGAGGCCCACCCGCACCTGAGCGAAGACGACCTGTACGACCAGCTGGAATTCCAGGCCAACCCGAGCCTGGGTTTCCCCGGCAGCGACGTCGATCGCGTGGAGTTTTTCCACGAGCACGGGCAGATGCGCGCGCGCCTGCGTTTCAACCTGATCGGCCTGGTCGGCTCCGGTTCGCCGCTGCCGGCGTTCTACGGCGAGCAGGCGCTGGGCGACAGCGAAGACGGCAACCCGACCCGCCACTTCCTCGACCTGTTTCACCATCGTTTGCAGCGGCTGATGCTGCCGATCTGGCGCAAGTACCGCTACCGCGCCAGTTTCGAAAGTGGCGCCCTCGACCCGTTTTCGTCGCAGTTGTTTGCGCTGATCGGCCTCGGCGGCGAAGAGATCCGCAGGGCCCAGGAACTGAACTGGAAACGCCTGCTGCCGTACCTCGGTTTGCTTAGCTTGCGGGCGCATTCGGCGGCGCTGATCGAAGCGGTGCTGCGTTACTACTTCAAGCACGCCGAACTGACCATCGAGCAGTGCATCGAGCGCCGCGTCGAGATCCTCGACGAACAGCGCAATCGCCTGGGCCGTGCCAACAGCCTGCTCGGCGAAGACCTAGTGCTGGGCGAACACGTTCGCGACCGCAGCGGCAAATTCCGTATTCACATCCGCGAGCTCGACTGGCAACGCTTTCACGAATTCCTGCCGATCGGTTTCGGCTACCAGCCGCTGTGCGCGCTGGTGCGGTTCACCCTGCGTGACCCGCTCGATTACGACATTCGCCTGGTGTTGCGCCAGGAAGAAATCCGCGAACTGCGCATCGGTGAGCAGAACGCCTGTCGCCTGGGATGGACCAGTTGGCTCGGCCGCGAAAAAGCGGACGGCGTGGTGACCCTGGGCAGCAAAATTCATTAA
- the tssF gene encoding type VI secretion system baseplate subunit TssF, with protein sequence MSFNHYYQSELTALRQLGRRFAERSPALAPFLGQAGRDPDVERLLEGFAFLTGRLRQKLDDELPELSHSLMHLLWPNYMRPLPAFSILQFDPLKRSGPALRVERDTPIESVPIDDVRCRFRTCYPTEVLPLDLAALNYSVKGDGSLLSLRLEMSADGHLGELELSRLRLHFAGERYISQMLYLSLLRNLEGIELIPLDGAGKPINGVNGTPMAFKMPGDRVQPVGFAEEEALIPYPLNTFRGYRYLQEYFAFQDKFLFVDINGLDLLKALPEDTLKQMRGLELRFDIRKSGIMRMRPTLDNVKLYCTPIVNLFKHDALPIRLDGKQDEYLLLPAEFDLQNCGVFSVETVTGWKPGGLGYQEYVPFESFEHDPSFDVPNSRPHYSIRQRSSLLHDGLDTYLSFGIRHTEAHETLSIELMCTNQNLPRKLKLGDIRMACEDTPEFLSFRNITPATSSFAPPLNRDFLWKLISNMSLNYLSLADVNALKVILETYDLPRYYDQHAEKVSKRLLGGLKSIKHQHVDRLHRGLPVRGLRTELTIDPEGYIGEGDLFVFASVLNEFFALYASLNSYHELRVKSTQGEVYQWTPRMGLQPLL encoded by the coding sequence GTGTCCTTTAACCACTACTACCAAAGCGAACTCACCGCACTTCGCCAGTTAGGTCGTCGATTCGCCGAGCGTAGCCCGGCGTTGGCGCCTTTCCTCGGTCAGGCCGGGCGGGATCCGGACGTGGAGCGGTTGCTGGAGGGTTTTGCGTTTCTGACCGGCCGCCTGCGTCAGAAGCTCGATGACGAACTGCCGGAACTCAGCCATTCCCTGATGCACCTGCTGTGGCCCAACTACATGCGGCCGCTGCCGGCGTTCAGCATTTTGCAGTTCGACCCGTTGAAGCGTTCGGGTCCTGCGTTGAGGGTCGAGCGCGACACGCCGATCGAGAGTGTGCCGATCGATGACGTGCGTTGCCGCTTCCGCACCTGCTACCCGACCGAGGTCTTGCCGCTGGATCTGGCCGCGCTGAATTACTCGGTGAAGGGCGACGGTTCGCTGCTCAGCCTGCGTCTGGAGATGAGCGCAGATGGTCATTTGGGCGAGCTGGAGTTGAGTCGCCTGCGTCTGCACTTCGCCGGTGAGCGCTACATCAGCCAGATGCTGTACCTGAGTCTGCTGCGCAACCTGGAAGGCATCGAGCTGATCCCGCTGGACGGCGCCGGCAAGCCCATCAACGGTGTCAACGGCACGCCGATGGCGTTCAAGATGCCCGGCGACCGCGTGCAGCCGGTGGGTTTTGCCGAAGAAGAAGCGTTGATCCCGTATCCGCTGAACACCTTCCGTGGCTACCGTTACTTGCAGGAATACTTCGCCTTCCAGGACAAATTCCTCTTCGTTGATATCAACGGTCTGGACCTGCTGAAAGCCTTGCCGGAAGACACGCTCAAGCAAATGCGCGGCCTCGAATTGCGCTTCGATATTCGCAAGAGCGGCATCATGCGCATGCGTCCGACGCTGGACAACGTGAAGCTCTACTGCACGCCCATCGTCAACCTGTTCAAGCACGACGCACTGCCGATCCGCCTCGATGGCAAGCAAGACGAATACCTGCTGCTGCCGGCCGAATTCGATCTGCAAAACTGCGGCGTGTTCTCGGTGGAAACCGTGACCGGCTGGAAGCCCGGCGGCCTCGGTTATCAGGAGTACGTGCCGTTCGAATCCTTCGAGCACGACCCGAGTTTCGACGTGCCCAACAGCCGTCCGCATTACAGCATTCGCCAGCGTTCGTCCCTGTTGCACGACGGCCTCGACACCTACCTGAGCTTCGGCATTCGCCACACTGAAGCTCACGAAACCCTGTCGATCGAGCTGATGTGCACCAACCAGAATTTGCCGCGCAAGCTCAAGCTCGGCGACATCAGGATGGCCTGCGAAGACACGCCGGAGTTCCTGAGTTTCCGCAACATCACCCCGGCCACGTCGAGCTTCGCGCCGCCGCTGAACCGCGACTTCCTCTGGAAGCTGATCAGCAACATGTCGCTTAACTATCTGTCGCTGGCCGACGTCAATGCGTTGAAGGTGATTCTCGAAACCTACGACTTGCCGCGCTATTACGACCAGCACGCGGAGAAAGTCAGCAAACGCCTGCTCGGCGGGCTCAAGTCGATCAAGCACCAGCATGTCGATCGACTGCACCGAGGGTTGCCGGTTCGCGGGTTGCGCACCGAGCTGACCATCGACCCGGAAGGGTATATCGGCGAGGGCGACCTGTTCGTGTTCGCTTCGGTTCTCAACGAGTTTTTCGCGCTTTACGCCAGTCTCAATTCGTACCACGAGCTGCGGGTAAAAAGCACACAGGGAGAGGTGTACCAATGGACACCACGTATGGGCCTTCAGCCGCTTCTTTAA
- a CDS encoding PAAR domain-containing protein, which translates to MSGKPAARVTDPTACPLPGHGTNPIAAGSGDVFFDGLAAARQGDASACGGAMSGGLATTVLINGKAAATVDSVGTHGNKVTAGSGTVIIGNSHSPVPFVAPLPVIIPGIFNRVFAFKTASGKTVEGLNYKIVSESGIEKFGTAVTGTSACFSTGQKPESVSIFVTSE; encoded by the coding sequence ATGTCCGGCAAACCCGCAGCACGCGTCACCGACCCCACCGCTTGCCCGCTCCCCGGCCACGGCACCAACCCGATCGCCGCCGGTTCCGGCGATGTGTTCTTCGACGGCCTCGCGGCCGCCCGCCAAGGCGATGCCTCGGCGTGTGGTGGTGCGATGTCGGGAGGGTTGGCGACGACGGTTTTGATCAACGGGAAAGCGGCTGCGACGGTGGATTCCGTTGGGACGCATGGCAACAAAGTTACGGCCGGGTCCGGGACGGTGATTATCGGGAATTCGCATTCGCCGGTGCCGTTTGTGGCGCCGTTGCCTGTGATTATCCCCGGAATATTCAATCGTGTTTTTGCCTTTAAAACTGCCAGTGGGAAAACGGTCGAGGGACTGAATTACAAAATAGTTTCCGAAAGTGGAATCGAGAAGTTTGGCACCGCGGTAACTGGAACGTCTGCCTGTTTCTCTACGGGGCAGAAACCTGAGTCCGTCTCGATTTTTGTGACTTCGGAGTAA
- the tssE gene encoding type VI secretion system baseplate subunit TssE, with product MTGYGSLFERLGGDADKRVGWSREVSAMASVAAHLAKMLSTRAGSVQTLSDYGLPDLNDMRLSLHDSLSQARLAIENFIEAYEPRLSDVRVISLPRDHDQLRLSFSIEGLLEVDGFKRQVSFAARLDGSGQVKVN from the coding sequence ATGACTGGATACGGCAGCCTTTTCGAACGCCTGGGTGGCGACGCGGACAAACGCGTCGGCTGGAGCCGCGAGGTCTCCGCCATGGCGTCCGTGGCTGCCCATCTGGCCAAGATGCTCAGCACCCGTGCGGGCAGCGTGCAAACGCTGTCCGACTACGGGCTACCCGATCTCAATGACATGCGTCTGAGCCTGCACGACTCCCTGAGTCAGGCCCGTCTGGCCATCGAAAATTTCATCGAAGCCTACGAGCCACGCCTGAGCGACGTGCGTGTCATCTCCCTGCCGCGTGACCACGATCAGCTTCGCCTGTCCTTCAGCATCGAAGGCCTGCTGGAAGTTGATGGTTTCAAACGTCAGGTCAGTTTCGCCGCGCGCCTGGATGGCAGCGGTCAAGTGAAGGTCAACTAA